A single window of Rhodamnia argentea isolate NSW1041297 chromosome 5, ASM2092103v1, whole genome shotgun sequence DNA harbors:
- the LOC115742210 gene encoding uncharacterized protein LOC115742210, with amino-acid sequence MSLVDYDASSDEDVSEDEDNEEQVEEEETGRKPEAPKPRLAQSQPSPLPLPQIRESSYASDHQLETTAGSPAPPIEKLPDASLLLDAPAGLASPLSSGDHASRVAAARAESALRKRESHSLSSSVPRSKMPRGTLPHMKNVPDTVDGLLVPPQLSGRSNVVTEDISKLFVKGHAEKSSH; translated from the exons atgtctCTGGTGGACTACGACGCTTCTTCGGACGAAGACGTTTCGGAGGACGAAGACAACGAAGAACAAGTAGAAGAAGAGGAAACAGGAAGGAAACCAGAAGCCCCGAAACCCCGACTTGCTCAATCCCAGCCTTCTCCTCTGCCTCTTCCTCAGATCCG GGAATCATCATATGCATCAGACCATCAGCTAGAAACCACAGCAGGTTCACCAGCGCCCCCTATTGAGAAACTTCCTGATGCTTCCCTCTTGTTGGATGCTCCGGCTGGATTGGCTTCTCCGTTGAGCAGTGGTGACCATGCTTCTAGAGTTGCAGCAGCAAGGGCTGAAAGTGCTCTGCGAAAGAGAGAGTCTCATTCGTTATCTTCATCTGTTCCCCGCAGCAAAATGCCAAGGGGGACATTACCCCATATGAAGAATGTTCCAGATACTGTTGATGGACTGCTGGTTCCTCCTCAGCTTAGTGGAAG GAGCAATGTTGTCACTGAAGATATCAGCAAGTTGTTTGTAAAGGGACATGCAGAGAAATCATCTCATTAG